The DNA segment GTCATTGAATGTGTCAACGTCATCGTATGCAGGTCCATAATCAGATCTTGATGCATTTTGAATGGAAATATGCTTAAAATAACATGCATGAGCAAAATTTCTATCTGGAAAATATCCAGATCCCATTGAAGGAGCTGGAGTGTTAACAGGAGTCACTGCTCTCCCACCCCAACCCACTTGATTAGCTGACTTCATGTTGGAGAATAATTTTGACGGAAAATATCCAATATTTTCTCCCTGGTAATTTATCCACCAATTTTCCGTGTCTGGGtcctaaattatatattaaccACCTTTgtcaataatataatatatcatGTCtaacattacaaaaaaaaaaaagttaaatagaATGAAAATGACCTGTGTAATAGAAATTATAAGCTCAATCATTGTTCCACCATATACCGATGTTTTTTCAACTCGTGAACCAATGTATTTTTGTGGATGAATCTGGACAAACCCTGAACAGTATAGATTGTAGCATCCTGTTTTCTTGTAATTGTCTGACTGTGTCCCAATGTAATACCatattagattttaaaaaaatgaaatatgtttttaggtaaaaattgaaaaacatgaAAATTAATCTCTTCTTACTGTCCATGATGTGTAAATATAAGTTCCAGTATCACCATAAAGTTCTGGAGCCACCTATATAAACTCACactaattaaaattatacataaaaattaaaaatcatttcataggtgtttatatatataataataatagtaataataataatagaaccTAATTAAAACTCACATGCCATCCGACAGATATTTTGTTACCACCATCTGTTGTTGGTTGATTTTGAACCCATATATGAGACATGCTCATTTGATCATTTCTACTAACTTGAGGATTATAAATGCTAGTAGTTCCACTAACTTTGTAATATGGACCTTCAGATAAAGGATATACTTCTCCACGCTACAAAAGTTAACatattcaaataattatttgaattgaatCATTAGATATGGTAAATTTTATAGTAACAACTTAACAACATCTTCAATCTTATTATAAAATGAGAAACTTACATAAAGACCAGGAACTTCTTGATTCAGGATATGATCATTTGATAGTAATTTGCTTTGAATGAGATTATCTTTTGTTGTTCTTCTAATAGGAACAGTTCCTCTTGGACATCCGTCTTTCTCAAGTCCAAATATGGATTTAGCAGAAGAATTCTTCACACTTGtcttttcaaatgagttttgaAAACTAGGTTTTCtctataattaaataatacaaaaacaaatataatgattaaataatcTAAAATTGACTATATTTGTAAATGTTCAAAAGAATATGTACCTGTAATTTATGATTATGTAATAAAGGATGATCAAATGCTGGTTGCTTGTAAATATCAATACAATCAACAATGTATCCAAATTTtgtctaaaaaataaaaaatacatcataaatcaaaaaaacaattgattaaaGCATATACTgagatcaaataaaaaaaaacataaaaatactGAAATATAGAAGAATATATAATACATGAACACTCTTCATAGGTGATTTGTTAATGAGTTGTAATTGTCTTTCCAAATCCAAATCTTCTCGGTGTGTATGTTGAAAGCCATGAACTCCATAACTATAATGGCTATTCACCAAGCACAAGACAAAGAACAATATATGAatcattttctttcaaaattcttCTGTCTTATAAAATGATTAATGTATgaaattgattatatttttatagcAGAACTAcaagataaataataaatataaaaaattggcTATATTTTTATAGCAGTACTAcaagataaataataaatgtaagAAATTGGCTATATTTTTATAGCAGTACTACAGGATAAATAATAAATACGAAATGAGATAAAAGTagtaaaaagtaattaaaaggATAAAATTGCTTAAACCGGCAATAGAATTAATAGTCATACCTATTAAAGAATTGGGTACATGAAATATGGAATTAGAAGAAAAGAAAtcctattttaaaaaataaaaaagaataacattaaaaaatattaaattgatattaatttaaaaataaaaataaaaataattaatgattatgttgactaaattaaatattattttatacattaaaacattatagatatttaaagtaatttttattattaataaaaatttataaaataatttataaattatacaaaaCTTTAACTGCTTacactttaaatattaaattattttttaattaaattaataattaattttattatttcaaaactaataatttagTTGCTAAAACTAATTTTTCGTGTCGCgtaaaatgaataattttttttccagatcTTTTAGCtataccagaaaaaaaaaaggaagaaaacaaaCAGATAAAGATGAAGAAGGAAACAATTCATATTCATTTACTACTAAAATACTTTGAACACAGATTGATTTCTAACCTTTTAAACGGAATGAAATAAGATTTCAAAAAAATTGAGATATAAGCCGCATTTTCTAACCTAAAGAATATCTGCACATTAAGGCGATTGATTGTTACATgtggaaaattaattttaattagaatATAATGATATGATgttattcttcttcttattattagaaattaataataataataatattaatattattaatactgtTTACGGATGTAAATAAATTTACCCACGATTTACTTACGAATTCAGTAGATaattaatttagtcattatcTATTGATTTTGTCATTaatataacattattaatacttttatctgtatcattattaatatgttattaattattattattaatttattattattaatgtattattattaattttatttttgttaatattgataaaatttgttattaatattattaatgttagtGTTAATGTTATTAACATTGAAGTTTGACcatatttatatttgaaaattgaattttttttgggGGAAAGTATTAGAGTAGATAATGAGAGATTATTTTGTTAGTGTTGGAAATCTCACATTtactagagattaagacattttagagtatataaataggtgcaaacctcacatAGATTTTATAAGGTTAAGTTATACTTAAAATCTAcattttaatatggtatcagagtcattctGAGTCTATCATAGTAAGAATTTGTTGGACCTATCGTGCATCTTCTATAAGTTCACTCACAAAT comes from the Phaseolus vulgaris cultivar G19833 chromosome 8, P. vulgaris v2.0, whole genome shotgun sequence genome and includes:
- the LOC137825412 gene encoding protein neprosin-like, coding for MRAKLTVPCEEYEFISLTVSYKSHYSYGVHGFQHTHREDLDLERQLQLINKSPMKSVHTKFGYIVDCIDIYKQPAFDHPLLHNHKLQRKPSFQNSFEKTSVKNSSAKSIFGLEKDGCPRGTVPIRRTTKDNLIQSKLLSNDHILNQEVPGLYVKVYPLSEGPYYKVSGTTSIYNPQVSRNDQMSMSHIWVQNQPTTDGGNKISVGWHVAPELYGDTGTYIYTSWTSDNYKKTGCYNLYCSGFVQIHPQKYIGSRVEKTSVYGGTMIELIISITQDPDTENWWINYQGENIGYFPSKLFSNMKSANQVGWGGRAVTPVNTPAPSMGSGYFPDRNFAHACYFKHISIQNASRSDYGPAYDDVDTFNDNPKCFGVIYYEDIGGGNGYSLQFGGPGGNCGN